One segment of Alnus glutinosa chromosome 2, dhAlnGlut1.1, whole genome shotgun sequence DNA contains the following:
- the LOC133860804 gene encoding uncharacterized protein LOC133860804 isoform X2: MPVSEQATMTIKSYQSQAGWLLKEYILADSFIPYTSIIGGMLACKMVYDLTQVISAIYFRSYATLSKIQRIEWNNRAMSTIHAIFITIISLNFVFWSDLYSENQFDGLITLRSSLLSTFALGVSVGYFLVDLGMILWCYPALGGFEYVIHHLLSIVAVAYAMLTGEGQLYTYMVLISETTTPGINLRWYLDTTGMKRSRAYLINGVVMFFAWLVHRNQFLFP; the protein is encoded by the exons ATGCCAGTTTCTGAACAAGCAACTATGACAATCAAATCATACCAAAGCCAGGCTGGGTGGCTGCTTAAGGAATATATACTGGCAGATTCATTTATCCCATACACCTCTATCATTGGTGGCATGTTGGCTTGCAAAATG GTCTATGATCTTACCCAGGTGATCAGTGCAATTTACTTTAGGAGCTATGCCACCCTTTCAAAAATCCAACGTATTGAGTGGAACAACAG GGCCATGTCAACTATTCATGCCATTTTTATCACTATTATATCGTTGAACTTTGTGTTCTGGTCAGATCTCTATTCTGAAAACCAATTTGATGGCCTTATTACACTTCGATCTTCTCTGCTGTCTACATTTGCCTTGGGG GTGTCGGTTGGTTACTTCCTTGTTGACCTTGGGATGATCCTTTGGTGTTATCCTGCCCTAGGTGGATTCGAGTAT GTGATACATCATCTGCTTTCAATAGTAGCAGTAGCATATGCTATGTTAACCGGGGAGGGGCAGCTTTACACCTACATGGTTCTTATCTCAGAGACGACCACTCCTGGGATCAATTTGAGATG GTATCTTGATACGACTGGAATGAAGAGGTCTAGAGCATATCTAATAAATGGGGTCGTTATGTTCTTCGCTTGGCTGGTACATCGAAACCAATTTCTATTTCCATAG
- the LOC133860804 gene encoding uncharacterized protein LOC133860804 isoform X1 produces the protein MPVSEQATMTIKSYQSQAGWLLKEYILADSFIPYTSIIGGMLACKMVYDLTQVISAIYFRSYATLSKIQRIEWNNRAMSTIHAIFITIISLNFVFWSDLYSENQFDGLITLRSSLLSTFALGVSVGYFLVDLGMILWCYPALGGFEYVIHHLLSIVAVAYAMLTGEGQLYTYMVLISETTTPGINLRWYLDTTGMKRSRAYLINGVVMFFAWLVARIILFVYLFYHVYLHYDQVEQLHSFGLFLVSVVPLVLTVMNLMWFWKLFKGLKKMLAKTQ, from the exons ATGCCAGTTTCTGAACAAGCAACTATGACAATCAAATCATACCAAAGCCAGGCTGGGTGGCTGCTTAAGGAATATATACTGGCAGATTCATTTATCCCATACACCTCTATCATTGGTGGCATGTTGGCTTGCAAAATG GTCTATGATCTTACCCAGGTGATCAGTGCAATTTACTTTAGGAGCTATGCCACCCTTTCAAAAATCCAACGTATTGAGTGGAACAACAG GGCCATGTCAACTATTCATGCCATTTTTATCACTATTATATCGTTGAACTTTGTGTTCTGGTCAGATCTCTATTCTGAAAACCAATTTGATGGCCTTATTACACTTCGATCTTCTCTGCTGTCTACATTTGCCTTGGGG GTGTCGGTTGGTTACTTCCTTGTTGACCTTGGGATGATCCTTTGGTGTTATCCTGCCCTAGGTGGATTCGAGTAT GTGATACATCATCTGCTTTCAATAGTAGCAGTAGCATATGCTATGTTAACCGGGGAGGGGCAGCTTTACACCTACATGGTTCTTATCTCAGAGACGACCACTCCTGGGATCAATTTGAGATG GTATCTTGATACGACTGGAATGAAGAGGTCTAGAGCATATCTAATAAATGGGGTCGTTATGTTCTTCGCTTGGCTG GTTGCCAGAATAATCCTGTTCGTCTACCTTTTTTACCATGTGTACTTGCACTATGATCAG GTTGAGCAGTTGCACAGCTTTGGGCTCTTTCTTGTATCTGTGGTGCCATTGGTGCTTACTGTCATGAACTTAATGTGGTTCTGGAAGCTTTTCAAGGGATTAAAGAAGATGTTAGCAAAGACGCAGTGA